One Candidatus Nitrotoga arctica genomic window, CCAAGTGCCGCATAACAATCCTTGACATCATTCACCAGAATCCGCACTGCACGCACATCATAGAGCTCGCTGAAATCTATGCGCTTGCGCTTCATCTTGTTGATGATGCTGAAGATGTGCTTGGGCCGTCCTGTCACCTCCGCCTTGATGCCTGCCTGATTCAGTTCCAGCCTCAACTGAGTCAGCACATCCGCGATATATTGTTCACGATCTACCCGGCGCTCATCCAGCAGCGTAGCCACTTTCTTGTAAATATCCGGTTCCAGATAACGCAGAGAAAGATCTTCCAGTTCCCATTTTATTTGCCATACGCCGAGGCGATTTGCCAGTGGCGCAAAAATACCCTGCGTTTCAAGCGCAATCAGCTTTTGCTGATCTTCGCTGGCACCTGACAAGCAACGCATAGTCTGGGTTCGCTCAGCAAGCTTGATTAACACCACACGAATGTCTTCCACCATGGACAAAACCATTTTTCGCAAACTTTCTATCTGCTGGCCGCTATCACCTTTTTTCTTTTCTATTTTATGCAGGCCTTGCATCTCGCTGAATTCCCGGATTTGCTCAATACGCGAAATCCCTTCAACCAAATGGCTTATATTAGCGCTAAAACGTGTTTCCAAAACTTCAGCCCAGTTGCCCAGATACTCGGGCACCGCGTGCATTATGGCGGCGGCTATGGTTTCAAAATCCATATTCAAATCAATCAGGATAGATGCCGCACCAAGCGCGTGCTGAAACAAGGGTGCGCCCGTTATTTCAACTTGCCCGGCATAAAGTGGCTCAGCCAATTCGCAGGCGTGGCGGATCGCCCCGACTTCTGCAGAAACAAAAGTTTTTGATAAGGAATCAAGCCAGGAATCGATATCCACTCCGCCATTAGCAGACGAGGAAGAAAATTTTTGTTGAACGGACACCATGGAATATTATCGCATCAATGTAGTCATTCAGGATTTTTTAGGCATTGACGCTCGCATCAGCCTGCTAAAGTGCTTTCCCCTATCACTCCAAATTATCAGACAGCAATTCTAATCGAGCATCAACACACCCAACCGCTTATGGGCACCTCTAAAAAATAAATTACGACGAATTCCGCCAAGTTTAAATATTTCCTGGTTTTTAGGACGTCATCTGATTTCCGAGCTTATCAACGCCAGGATAGACCTTTTTCATTAAACTTCTTCTATCTTATGCTATAGCGAGCGCACTCTCATTAACGACCATCGCCGTCAACTTGGTCGACGTGTCTCAACATCAAAAAGACCGGGGCATGGGGGTATGGAACGATTTGAGTAGCAGAGATGTGGACATAGTATCCCAAGCTCTGACCGTAACTGGTGCCTCAGTGGCGATTGATGGTGAATTTTAGAGGTGCCTATAGAGAAGGCCTCACTACGGTACAGAAAAAGCAGAGCGAAAACGCTTCTTCATCACTTTATCGAAAAAAATTTGGGTACAATACCACGCTATATCCAATATGCAGTCTGTGTCATTACCTTTGCGCTCACTTGCATCGCCAACTTTATCGGCAGTGGCAATTCCGCACCACCCAGCTGCGCTGCAATATCCCCGTGCCGAGTTTCGTCTATGAGCATTTGCCGAACAACCGTACGACTTTTTATATCCTGTTCTGGCAATTTCTCCAAATGACTTTGTAAATGTGCACCTACCTGACGTTCGGTTTCCGCCATAAATCCCAGATTCCATTTATCACCTAGCAATCCGGCGAGCGCGCCAATGACCAACGAATTGCCATACCAAATTGGATTGAGCAAGCTCAGATGACCTCCTAACTCATGCACACGTCGCGACGTCCATGCCAGATGTTCGGTCTCCTCGTTCGCTGTCTGCTGCAATTCTTCCTGCACCACAGGATCGCGCGCCGTCAGTGCTTGTCCTTGATATAATGCTTGAGCGCAAATCTCACCGCTATGATTGACCCGCATTAACGCTGCTGAGAGCTTTTTCTCATTCTCGTCTAATGCGGCATCCGGCAAACCGGCATCAGGAAAAGGGCGAATACTATGCGCTTCGCTAAATAGAGTGCGCAAACTTTTGTCGAATTTTATAATCAAGCTGTCGAAACTCAACACAGAACTCTCCTTTGCATTTTTTTACCCATCTCGATAGTACGGACACCTTTAAAAATTAACACTCTATTCCACCTACACGATTTCGCAGCAAAAAATTTTGGTTACCTATTTTAGCGTATACGGTGAGGGGAAATTGTTGTTTTCTGCTTACCAAGCTTGCCCTTCAATTAAACTAGAGGGAGTTTTTGTTTATCCTATTTGATGTTGTAATAATACAACATGCAACTTGCTTATCTCTTAAGCTCTCTGTCAGAATACGGTCTGACTTCTCATAAGTGGTTTAAATTTGAGAGGTTTTCCCGGAAAACCAATTTAGTAAATCAAGGAGAACATTTTATGAACATGAATAAAAGTTTGATTGCTCTAGCCGTCGCAAGTGTATTTGCGAGCTCAGCAGCAATCGCCGACGTCAGTATTTACGGTCAAGCTAACGTATCCTATGACCTCATACAAAATGATGGAAACAGGGACAGCACCGGGGTAGGTAGCAATGCATCACGCATTGGCTTTAAGGGTTCGGAAGATTTGGGTGGCGGTTTGTCCGCAATCTGGCAAATTGAAAACCAAATTGCGATTGGCGCAGGTCAAGGCGGCACAGATAGCCCAGGTTCTGATACACGCCTTGCCTTCCGTGACACCTTCGCTGGCTTGAAATTCGACCAAGCAGGTACTGTAAGATTAGGTCGTTTCGATACCCCCTACAAGGTCTCTACTCGTGACATGGACATGTTCCAAAATACCATCGCTGATAACCGCAGTCTGATGGGTATCGGGCATGATGTTCGTACCAACAATACCGTTGGTTTCAACACCTTGAATTATAGCGGTTTCAGTCTGGCAGGTTCTTATTTTGGTGATCAAGGCGGTACAGCACCAGGGAAAAATCAAAACTTAGGTCCAAATAACAGCTTAAACCACACAAATGAAGGTGCATCGCTTGCTGCCATGTACGGCAATGATCAGACTCCGTTTTATGGTGCTTTGGCTTATCAAAGCGTAAGCAATGGTCCTGGTCAATTGGATTTGCCTAGTTTTGGTGCTGCTGGACTTAGCACCAGAGCATGGAAAGGGGCCGTTGGTTACGCTACAACTCTGTTTGCGTTAAACGGTGTGTATGAAAAAATCAACAATAAAATTGGCTCTGGCGATTCCAAAGCTTGGTATCTATCCGGCAAATACAACATGACTTCAGCTGACGCGCTTAAACTGGCGTATGCTAATGTCGATAACAATGCTGGAAATACTCCAAACTCTGGAGCCAAGCAGTATACATTTGGTTACGACCACAAAATGAGTGCACGCAGCACGTTGTATGCTTTGTACAGCAAGCTGAAAAATGATGGAAACGCAAACTACCAGCTTGGCTGGAACAGTGAAGGCACTTCCATTAGTAATACTGCTCGTGGTGGTGACGCGGATACCTTCTCAGTGGGTATGAAACATTCGTTCTAAATTATTGTCC contains:
- the coq7 gene encoding 2-polyprenyl-3-methyl-6-methoxy-1,4-benzoquinone monooxygenase, translated to MLSFDSLIIKFDKSLRTLFSEAHSIRPFPDAGLPDAALDENEKKLSAALMRVNHSGEICAQALYQGQALTARDPVVQEELQQTANEETEHLAWTSRRVHELGGHLSLLNPIWYGNSLVIGALAGLLGDKWNLGFMAETERQVGAHLQSHLEKLPEQDIKSRTVVRQMLIDETRHGDIAAQLGGAELPLPIKLAMQVSAKVMTQTAYWI
- a CDS encoding porin is translated as MNMNKSLIALAVASVFASSAAIADVSIYGQANVSYDLIQNDGNRDSTGVGSNASRIGFKGSEDLGGGLSAIWQIENQIAIGAGQGGTDSPGSDTRLAFRDTFAGLKFDQAGTVRLGRFDTPYKVSTRDMDMFQNTIADNRSLMGIGHDVRTNNTVGFNTLNYSGFSLAGSYFGDQGGTAPGKNQNLGPNNSLNHTNEGASLAAMYGNDQTPFYGALAYQSVSNGPGQLDLPSFGAAGLSTRAWKGAVGYATTLFALNGVYEKINNKIGSGDSKAWYLSGKYNMTSADALKLAYANVDNNAGNTPNSGAKQYTFGYDHKMSARSTLYALYSKLKNDGNANYQLGWNSEGTSISNTARGGDADTFSVGMKHSF